The Candidatus Krumholzibacteriia bacterium nucleotide sequence CCTCCTGCCCCAGGGTGTGGGCAAGGCCGTACGCAACGCTCCGTCTCCCAAGGTCTACATCCCCAACACCGGTCACGACCCGGAGCAGCTCGGGCACACTGTGGCGTCCTGCGTCGCCCAGCTCCTTGCGACGCTCCGCCGGGATGCGGGCGAAGAGACCACCGCGGCAGAGCTCCTCGACCTCGTCCTGGTGGACTCGGCGAACGGCGACTATCCGGGCGGTCTGGAAGCGGAAGCGGTGCGCTCCCTGGGTGTCACCCTGGTGGATCTGCCCCTCGTCACCCCCGAGAGCCGTCCCCATCTCGACCCGGAGCTCCTCGCCCGGGCTCTTCTGAGCCTCGCCTGACCTGGGTCACCCTCAGGTCTTCCCCGACGGCTCCCCCGGCCAAATCCCACCCGGACAACCGGTTTCACCAACTCTTGAGGATCGAATCACGGAATCTTTGCACGGGGTCTCTACAGTTTGAGGCGAGGAAAGAAGAAGGAAAAACCGAGTGCGCTGCGCCTGACGCCCTTTGCGCTGCGCCGGCTCCGGAGGATAGCCATGATCGCAGTACGTTTGACCTCCACCGAAGGCACCATCCAGGTACAGGAAACGGTTCGCTGCTGGTGCCAGCAGCAAGCGGAGTACACCCTCGAGCTGGTGAACGCCCGCGTGGGTACGGGGCGCTTCCAGCGCTGCCGCCAGCACGCCCGCCACGATCTCGACACCGGTGATTTCAAGGTCGTGGAAGCGTGGATTTGACCCGGATCGACGCCTCGGTGGAGGCAGACTTCGACGAACCGATGCGCAGAACCAAGGTTCTGGTCATCGACGACGAGCCGGACATCGTCGAGTTCGTCGAGTACAACTTGCGCCGCGAGCAGTTCGACACCAGTCACGCCGGTGACGGGCCGTCGGCGCTCCGGCGCGCCCGCGAGGATCGGCCCGACATCATCCTCCTCGACCTCATGCTGCCCGGCATCGACGGCCTCGAAGTCTGCCGCCAGCTGCGCCAAGCCACGGAGACCGCCACCATCCCCATCATCATGCTCACCGCCAAGGGCGAGGAAGCCGACGTGGTTTCGGGCCTGGAGATCGGCGCCGATGACTACGTCCCCAAACCCTTCAGCATGCGCTTGCTCCTGGCGCGTATTCGCGCCGTCCTCCGGCGCAGCGGCCGGGGCGAGCTCGGCGACGCCGGCGTCACCCATGTCGGCGATCTCCGCATCGACGACGAGCGCCACCAGGTGACCCTGCAGGGCCGCGAGCTCCAGTTCACCCTCACGGAGTACAAGCTCCTGCGCTTCCTGGCGCGCCATCCCGGCCGCGTCTTCACCCGCACCCAGATCCTCGGCAACATCCAGGACGAGCACGTGCTGGTGGTGGACCGCGCCATCGATGTGCACGTCGCGGCGCTGCGCCGCAAACTGGGCGAGGCCGCCACGCTCATCGAGACGGTGCGCGGCGTGGGCTACCGCTTCAAGACCTGACTCTTCCCTCCTTCTCCGCTCCCTCCCCCTCTCGACCCGGTCTGCAACCATCGAACCGGCTTCACTCCCGACCTAGTTCCTGCCTCCCGGCGGCTGTTATACTGGCCGGCCGACAACCGAGGGTTCACACCATTCGCCATGGAAGGAGATCAGGACGCATGAACAGGTCCGCCAAGATCCGCTGCGGTTTCGCTCTCGCGACCCTGGTGTGGGTGTGCGCCCTCTTGGCCGCCGCCCCCGCCTGCAACGCCAAACGGGAGGACACCGCGCCGGCCCAGGTCGCTCAGGCCCCCACACCACCTACGGAAAAGCCCGCGGAAAAACCCGCGGAGAAGCCCCAGGAGAAGAATCTCTTGCTCGCTCCCAACGATCCCGCTGTCAACCAGAAGGCACCGGACTTCTTCAAGGTGCAGTTCACCACCACCAAGGGTGATTTCGTCGTGGAAGTGGACCGCGAGTGGGCCCCGAAGGGCGCCGATCGCTTCTACAACCTGGTCAATGCCGGGTTCTACGACGGCTGCCAATTCTTTCGCGTCATCCCCAACTTCATGTGCCAGTTCGGCCTGAATGGAGACCCCAAGGTCTCCGCCGCCTGGCGCAAAGCCAAGATCCAAGACGATCCGGTAAAGTCGAGCAACAAGCGAGGCTTCGTGAGCTACGCCATGGCCGGGCCGAACACACGGACGACACAGATCTTCATCAACTTCAAGGATGGGAACTCGCGCCTCGACAGCATGGGCTTCGCGCCCTTCGGCAAGGTGAGTCAGGGGATGGAGATCGTGGACCAGCTCTACTCTGGCTACGGCGAGAACCCGCCGGAGACCCAGGGTTCCATCGAGTC carries:
- a CDS encoding peptidylprolyl isomerase produces the protein MNRSAKIRCGFALATLVWVCALLAAAPACNAKREDTAPAQVAQAPTPPTEKPAEKPAEKPQEKNLLLAPNDPAVNQKAPDFFKVQFTTTKGDFVVEVDREWAPKGADRFYNLVNAGFYDGCQFFRVIPNFMCQFGLNGDPKVSAAWRKAKIQDDPVKSSNKRGFVSYAMAGPNTRTTQIFINFKDGNSRLDSMGFAPFGKVSQGMEIVDQLYSGYGENPPETQGSIESEGNSYLQKTFPKLDSIKTARVIK
- a CDS encoding response regulator, giving the protein MDLTRIDASVEADFDEPMRRTKVLVIDDEPDIVEFVEYNLRREQFDTSHAGDGPSALRRAREDRPDIILLDLMLPGIDGLEVCRQLRQATETATIPIIMLTAKGEEADVVSGLEIGADDYVPKPFSMRLLLARIRAVLRRSGRGELGDAGVTHVGDLRIDDERHQVTLQGRELQFTLTEYKLLRFLARHPGRVFTRTQILGNIQDEHVLVVDRAIDVHVAALRRKLGEAATLIETVRGVGYRFKT
- a CDS encoding GAK system CofD-like protein, whose translation is LLPQGVGKAVRNAPSPKVYIPNTGHDPEQLGHTVASCVAQLLATLRRDAGEETTAAELLDLVLVDSANGDYPGGLEAEAVRSLGVTLVDLPLVTPESRPHLDPELLARALLSLA